The following are from one region of the Bacteroidota bacterium genome:
- the ispG gene encoding (E)-4-hydroxy-3-methylbut-2-enyl-diphosphate synthase: MSSPGNTLSETLNHYCHSLLRYERLRTRAVQIGPVGIGGDNPIRIQSMTTADTLDTAATVAESIRMIEAGCELVRITAPSIREAENLKVIKQQIRAAGYSTPLVADIHFTPNAAEIAARLVEKVRINPGNYADKKKFEQIDYTDAAYQAELERIHRRFAPLVKICKEYGTAMRIGTNHGSLSDRIMSRYGDTPEGMVQSALEFVDICEDLGYHELVISMKASNPQVMVQAYRLLVARMLQRGTVYPLHVGVTEAGDGEDGRIKSALGIGTLLADGIGDTVRVSLTEAPEHEMPVGRYLVNAYTQYTGKTDHRLTDVGLPIDPYHYSRRPTRVVYNLGGEHVPRVIANFSERPIGEQDLLPIGHYFSYQQDKWTMTDNGADYVYLGSHAPGFMLPNGLRAILDYPTWAAQAQQQNTYPYFDTLETWEAARLLPHQPSFIRFTIDDLTHPLLPQAAQVASILVLEATGPLPVQEYRNALFRLSQQGIRAPVIVRAYLQPQEDDTHTEAARLQLEAGSLLAQLLVDGLPDGFWLRTNYARWDRGLVNRSLFTLLQMARARITKTEYISCPSCGRTLFDLQDTTARIRARTEHLKGIKIGIMGCIVNGPGEMADADYGYVGSGPGVISLYRGQELVRPKVPATEAVDALIDLIREDGNWVEAGLPAA, encoded by the coding sequence ATGTCCAGTCCAGGCAACACGCTATCAGAAACACTAAATCACTACTGCCACAGCCTGCTACGCTACGAGCGGCTGCGTACGCGTGCCGTGCAGATAGGCCCCGTAGGTATAGGGGGCGATAACCCCATCCGGATACAGAGCATGACCACCGCCGACACCCTGGACACGGCTGCCACGGTGGCAGAGAGCATCCGGATGATAGAGGCCGGCTGCGAGCTGGTGCGCATTACGGCCCCCAGCATCCGCGAAGCGGAGAACCTGAAGGTCATCAAGCAGCAGATCCGCGCAGCGGGCTACAGCACGCCCCTGGTGGCCGACATCCACTTTACCCCAAACGCCGCCGAAATAGCCGCCCGCCTGGTAGAGAAGGTGCGCATAAACCCGGGCAACTATGCCGACAAGAAGAAGTTTGAGCAAATAGACTATACCGACGCGGCCTACCAGGCCGAGCTGGAGCGCATCCATCGGCGCTTTGCCCCCCTGGTAAAGATCTGCAAGGAGTATGGCACAGCCATGCGCATAGGCACCAACCACGGCAGCCTGAGCGACCGAATCATGAGCCGCTACGGCGACACACCCGAGGGCATGGTGCAGAGTGCCCTGGAGTTTGTAGACATATGCGAGGACCTGGGCTACCACGAGCTGGTAATCAGCATGAAGGCTAGCAACCCCCAGGTAATGGTGCAGGCGTACCGGCTGCTGGTAGCCCGCATGCTACAGCGGGGCACCGTGTACCCCCTGCATGTGGGGGTAACCGAAGCCGGTGACGGGGAGGATGGCCGCATAAAGAGTGCCCTGGGCATAGGCACCCTGCTGGCCGACGGTATAGGCGACACGGTGCGGGTAAGCCTGACCGAAGCCCCCGAGCACGAGATGCCCGTGGGCCGATACCTGGTAAACGCCTACACCCAGTATACTGGCAAGACAGACCACCGGCTGACAGACGTGGGCCTGCCCATAGACCCCTACCACTACAGCCGCCGACCCACCCGGGTGGTGTACAACCTAGGGGGCGAGCATGTACCACGCGTGATAGCCAACTTTAGCGAACGGCCCATTGGCGAGCAAGACTTGCTGCCCATCGGGCACTACTTCAGCTACCAGCAGGATAAGTGGACGATGACCGACAATGGGGCCGACTACGTGTACCTGGGCAGCCATGCCCCCGGCTTCATGCTGCCCAATGGCCTGCGGGCCATACTAGACTACCCCACCTGGGCAGCACAGGCCCAGCAGCAGAATACCTACCCCTACTTTGACACCCTGGAGACCTGGGAGGCGGCCCGGCTGCTGCCCCACCAGCCCAGCTTCATCCGCTTCACCATCGATGACCTAACCCACCCCCTGCTGCCCCAGGCAGCACAGGTGGCCAGCATACTGGTGCTGGAGGCTACCGGCCCCCTGCCGGTGCAGGAGTATCGCAATGCCCTCTTTCGCCTCAGCCAGCAGGGTATACGGGCCCCGGTGATCGTGCGGGCCTACCTACAGCCCCAGGAGGACGACACCCATACCGAGGCTGCCCGCCTGCAGCTAGAGGCGGGCAGCCTGCTGGCCCAGCTGCTGGTAGACGGCCTGCCCGATGGTTTCTGGCTACGTACCAACTATGCACGCTGGGATCGCGGACTGGTAAACCGAAGCCTCTTCACCCTGCTGCAGATGGCCCGCGCCCGCATCACCAAAACGGAGTACATCAGCTGCCCCAGCTGTGGCCGCACCCTATTTGACCTGCAAGACACCACCGCCCGCATCCGCGCCCGCACTGAGCACCTGAAGGGAATAAAAATCGGCATCATGGGCTGTATCGTAAATGGCCCGGGCGAGATGGCCGATGCCGACTATGGCTATGTGGGCAGTGGGCCGGGTGTAATCAGCCTATACCGGGGGCAGGAGCTGGTGCGCCCCAAGGTGCCCGCCACAGAGGCGGTAGATGCGCTGATCGACCTGATTCGCGAGGATGGCAACTGGGTAGAAGCGGGGCTGCCAGCGGCCTAG
- a CDS encoding NAD-dependent epimerase/dehydratase family protein, which produces MNQRALVLGAGGFIGGHLVKRLKQEGYWVRGVDLKHPEFSPSAADEFILGDLRDPRTVAQVLDASITEVYQLAADMGGAGYIFTGEHDADVMHNSATINLNVADRARQVGLPRLFYSSSACMYPEYNQLDPDNPKCSEDSAYPAAPDSEYGWEKLFSERLYLSYHRNYGLPVRIARFHNIYGPEGTWQGGREKAPAALCRKVAEAAEGGEIEIWGDGRQTRSFLYIDACVEATLRLMRSNFTGPVNIGSEEMVTINQLAQMAIEHSGKTLGLKHIEGPQGVRGRNSDNALYQEKMGWDPKFSLRAGIGLTYDWIGTQLAQREKAGF; this is translated from the coding sequence ATGAATCAACGTGCATTGGTACTCGGCGCAGGCGGCTTTATAGGCGGCCACCTGGTGAAACGCCTGAAGCAGGAAGGCTACTGGGTGCGGGGGGTAGACCTGAAGCATCCGGAATTCAGCCCCAGTGCGGCGGATGAATTCATCCTGGGCGACCTGCGAGACCCGCGTACCGTGGCCCAGGTGCTGGATGCCAGCATAACCGAAGTATACCAGCTGGCGGCAGACATGGGCGGCGCAGGCTACATCTTCACCGGCGAGCACGACGCAGATGTGATGCACAACTCGGCCACCATCAACCTGAATGTGGCAGACCGTGCCCGCCAGGTGGGCCTCCCCCGGCTGTTCTACAGCAGTTCGGCCTGCATGTACCCCGAGTACAACCAGCTGGACCCCGACAACCCCAAGTGCAGCGAAGACTCGGCCTACCCCGCCGCCCCGGATAGCGAGTATGGCTGGGAAAAGCTATTCAGCGAGCGCCTATACCTCAGTTACCACCGAAACTACGGGCTACCCGTACGCATTGCCCGCTTTCACAACATCTACGGGCCCGAGGGCACCTGGCAGGGCGGGCGAGAAAAAGCCCCCGCTGCCCTGTGCCGAAAGGTAGCCGAGGCCGCAGAGGGAGGCGAAATTGAGATATGGGGAGATGGAAGGCAAACCCGCTCATTCCTGTACATAGATGCCTGCGTGGAGGCCACCCTGCGCCTGATGCGTAGCAACTTTACAGGCCCGGTAAACATTGGCTCCGAAGAGATGGTGACCATAAACCAGCTGGCACAAATGGCCATAGAGCACAGTGGCAAAACCCTCGGACTGAAACACATAGAAGGGCCGCAAGGTGTGCGGGGCCGAAATTCGGACAACGCCCTGTATCAGGAAAAAATGGGCTGGGACCCAAAGTTCTCGCTCCGTGCAGGTATTGGCCTAACGTATGACTGGATTGGCACCCAGCTAGCTCAGCGCGAAAAGGCAGGCTTCTAG
- a CDS encoding glycosyltransferase gives MHPSGPTLSVITVCYNGARHLEKTLQSVLGQTYPHIEYWVIDGASTDGSVDIIERYADRLAGWISEPDKGLYDAMQKGQDRATGDFILFQNVGDLFYNERTVENVFANYQGEDFLYGDTVIINDAGEELGMRVHKRLPRQLSAASFRWGMVVGHQAMFVRRSLCGPFRQQQYPCSSDLDWAIVAARRAQKFKNVHTIVSRYLFGGNSHVQRKKCLKERWSILRKHYGLLTTLSIHLLIAIKFALGGFRIR, from the coding sequence ATGCACCCCTCCGGCCCCACCCTCTCTGTCATCACCGTATGCTATAATGGTGCACGCCACCTGGAAAAAACCCTGCAGAGTGTGCTAGGACAAACCTACCCGCACATAGAGTACTGGGTGATAGACGGAGCCAGCACCGATGGATCGGTGGACATCATAGAACGCTATGCCGACCGGCTGGCTGGCTGGATAAGCGAACCAGACAAGGGGCTGTATGATGCCATGCAGAAGGGACAAGACCGTGCCACCGGCGATTTCATCCTGTTTCAGAACGTGGGCGACCTATTCTACAACGAGCGTACCGTAGAAAACGTCTTTGCCAACTACCAGGGCGAAGACTTCCTGTACGGCGACACCGTCATCATAAACGATGCGGGAGAAGAGCTGGGTATGCGCGTGCACAAACGGCTCCCGCGCCAGCTGTCGGCCGCATCCTTCCGCTGGGGGATGGTGGTAGGACACCAGGCTATGTTTGTGCGGCGTAGCCTGTGCGGGCCCTTCAGGCAGCAGCAGTACCCCTGCTCGTCCGACCTGGACTGGGCGATCGTAGCTGCCAGGCGAGCCCAAAAATTCAAAAATGTGCACACCATTGTGTCCAGATATTTATTCGGCGGAAACAGCCATGTGCAGCGCAAAAAGTGCCTAAAAGAGCGATGGAGCATACTCCGGAAGCATTATGGACTACTAACTACCCTGAGTATACATCTGCTCATTGCCATCAAGTTTGCCCTGGGTGGTTTCAGAATCCGATAA
- a CDS encoding acyl-CoA desaturase, which produces MHFRTAVLLAAYVGNMALILLGGLNLWAVLGLLVLQGALTAAVGFNVAHDAIHGSYSSNPWVNRLLSYSMNLIGGSSYVWSLSHNIVHHTWTNVHGVDDDLVVASFIRLSPHQKWRKVHRYQHLFAWPVYGLATIFWVTVKDFKKMADPSIGPLKRKHPAKEWAWLVFTKAFYFTYSVALPLVLMDITWWQFLIGYAAWHLTAGIILGVVFQLAHVVEETGHPVPSETGDIDNAWAQHQLATTHNFARKSGFLAWYVGGLNFQIEHHLFPKICSVHYPALSKIVKETADKHGVPYLEHNTMRGAVLSHYRALRMLGNKHVPVGAFSPLRREEKPEALAATTV; this is translated from the coding sequence ATGCACTTCCGCACCGCTGTGCTGCTGGCAGCCTATGTGGGCAACATGGCACTTATCCTGCTAGGTGGCCTGAACCTGTGGGCCGTGCTAGGCCTGCTGGTGCTGCAGGGTGCACTTACGGCTGCAGTCGGCTTCAATGTGGCACACGATGCCATACACGGCAGCTACAGCAGCAACCCCTGGGTGAACCGGCTGCTGAGCTACAGCATGAACCTGATAGGAGGTAGCTCCTATGTGTGGAGCCTGAGCCACAACATTGTACACCACACCTGGACCAACGTGCATGGTGTGGACGACGACCTGGTAGTGGCCAGCTTTATCCGCCTGAGCCCGCACCAGAAGTGGCGCAAGGTGCACCGCTATCAGCACCTGTTTGCCTGGCCAGTGTATGGCCTGGCCACCATCTTTTGGGTAACCGTAAAGGACTTCAAGAAAATGGCCGATCCCAGCATTGGCCCACTGAAGCGTAAGCATCCGGCCAAGGAGTGGGCTTGGCTTGTTTTTACCAAAGCGTTCTACTTTACCTACAGCGTGGCGCTGCCGCTTGTGCTGATGGACATTACCTGGTGGCAGTTTCTGATCGGCTATGCCGCCTGGCACCTCACTGCCGGTATCATCCTGGGGGTTGTTTTCCAGCTGGCCCATGTGGTAGAAGAGACGGGGCACCCCGTACCCTCAGAGACCGGCGATATCGATAACGCCTGGGCACAACACCAGCTGGCTACCACCCATAACTTTGCCCGCAAAAGTGGTTTTCTGGCCTGGTACGTAGGGGGGCTGAATTTTCAGATCGAACACCATCTGTTTCCAAAAATATGCAGCGTGCACTACCCTGCCCTTAGCAAGATTGTGAAGGAAACGGCAGACAAACATGGCGTACCCTACCTGGAGCACAATACCATGCGCGGTGCGGTGCTGAGCCACTACCGTGCGCTGCGCATGCTAGGCAACAAGCATGTACCTGTAGGTGCCTTCAGTCCCCTGCGCCGCGAGGAGAAGCCCGAAGCCCTGGCAGCCACTACGGTATAG
- the ggt gene encoding gamma-glutamyltransferase, with the protein MRIHLFCLFFLFAALGVQAQDAPPKAPGLARQAGVVTDHPLATQVGIDILKQGGNAVDAAIAVQFALAVVLPEAGNIGGGGFLLYRPARGEVEALDYREQAPAAATPARYRDEQGAAVPGLSQVGHLACGVPGTVDGMWQLHQRHGSLPWPSLIEPAVQLAGRGFALTALQARRLNEFRETFVVHNGSPVDFVKRDPWQAGDRIRQYDLVRSLQRIQQQGRAGFYAGETADLIVEEMARAGGLISHQDLQQYQAQWRTPYRFQQGDRTLYTLPFPCSGGLALQQILGMIEALQVDLSQLGHNSDAYVHLLAELSRYAFADRAYYGGDTAVPTEALASAAYLRARAQRFFDPNRATPSGTVVGAGQPAEPDHTTHYNIVDAAGNAIAVTTTLNGLYGSGVVVGFSGFLLNNQLDDFVVNPYHIAADSLAYGRANLLRPGHRPLSSMTPTLITRAGQTELLLGAAGGRAIISAVLQLYLNVTVFGLDLQRAVAAPRFHHAWLPDELQLEAQGFDPSTLRRLEARGHQLRRPDHIALLNAIRILPDGSLQLGVEPRSDAVGTTLP; encoded by the coding sequence ATGCGAATACATCTGTTCTGCCTATTTTTCCTCTTCGCCGCACTGGGTGTGCAGGCACAGGATGCACCGCCAAAGGCCCCTGGCCTAGCCCGACAGGCTGGCGTGGTAACCGATCATCCCCTGGCTACCCAGGTGGGTATCGATATCCTGAAGCAAGGGGGCAATGCCGTGGATGCTGCCATAGCCGTGCAGTTTGCCCTGGCCGTGGTGCTACCCGAGGCCGGAAACATCGGTGGTGGCGGTTTCCTGCTATACCGCCCGGCCCGTGGCGAGGTGGAAGCCCTGGACTACCGCGAGCAGGCCCCTGCTGCTGCTACCCCCGCGCGCTACCGGGATGAGCAGGGTGCGGCCGTTCCTGGCCTTAGCCAGGTGGGACACCTGGCCTGTGGGGTGCCCGGCACAGTAGATGGCATGTGGCAGCTGCACCAGCGGCATGGCAGCCTGCCCTGGCCCAGCCTGATAGAGCCGGCTGTGCAGCTGGCAGGCAGGGGCTTTGCCCTTACAGCCCTACAGGCCAGGCGGCTAAATGAATTCCGCGAGACCTTCGTTGTCCACAACGGCAGCCCCGTTGATTTTGTAAAAAGAGACCCCTGGCAGGCGGGCGATCGCATACGCCAGTACGACCTGGTGCGTAGCCTGCAGCGCATCCAGCAGCAGGGGCGGGCGGGCTTTTATGCAGGCGAGACGGCAGACCTGATTGTGGAAGAGATGGCGCGCGCGGGGGGCCTTATCTCCCACCAAGACCTGCAGCAGTACCAGGCCCAGTGGCGCACCCCCTATCGCTTCCAGCAGGGCGACCGTACCCTTTATACGCTGCCCTTCCCCTGCAGCGGCGGGCTGGCCCTGCAGCAGATACTGGGCATGATAGAAGCCCTGCAGGTGGATTTGTCTCAGCTAGGCCACAATAGCGATGCCTATGTGCACCTGCTGGCCGAGCTAAGCCGCTACGCCTTTGCCGATAGGGCCTACTATGGGGGAGACACCGCCGTGCCCACTGAGGCCCTGGCAAGCGCGGCCTACCTGCGTGCCCGTGCGCAGCGCTTTTTCGACCCAAATCGAGCCACGCCCAGTGGCACCGTGGTAGGTGCGGGCCAGCCTGCCGAGCCCGACCACACCACGCACTACAACATTGTGGATGCTGCCGGCAATGCCATTGCCGTTACCACCACCCTGAATGGGCTGTATGGCTCTGGGGTAGTGGTGGGTTTTTCCGGCTTCCTGCTGAATAACCAGCTGGATGACTTTGTGGTGAACCCCTACCACATAGCCGCAGATAGCCTGGCCTATGGCCGGGCCAACCTGCTGCGGCCAGGCCACAGGCCCCTTAGTAGTATGACACCCACCCTCATAACCCGGGCTGGCCAGACCGAACTACTGCTGGGTGCAGCAGGGGGCCGGGCTATCATTAGCGCGGTACTGCAGCTGTATCTGAATGTAACCGTATTTGGGCTAGACCTGCAGCGGGCTGTGGCGGCACCCCGCTTTCACCACGCCTGGCTGCCCGACGAGCTGCAGCTGGAAGCCCAGGGCTTTGACCCCTCCACCCTAAGGCGGCTGGAAGCCCGTGGCCACCAGCTGCGCAGGCCCGACCATATCGCCCTGCTGAATGCCATCCGTATCTTGCCAGATGGCAGCCTACAGCTGGGGGTAGAGCCTCGGTCGGATGCTGTGGGCACCACCTTGCCCTAG
- a CDS encoding DUF4197 domain-containing protein — protein sequence MFTRLLSATCLFFALAALAACNEDDSVTDILSGNIPVTDADIVQGLKTALNQGTDTSVATLNKTNGYWQDLAVRILLPPQAQNVYNAATTIPGLGAAFSSAMDDFQLKMNRAAEDAAAKAKPIFVEAITDITITDGINIVKGDSLAATSYLKTSTYANLTSAFKPDIQASLEGVGAQQAWNTIVGAYNPVISTYNTAQSLLGGQTFALLPADLSLYVTERALDGLFQKVGAEEKRIRRDPLARVKEILRRVFALQD from the coding sequence ATGTTTACCAGACTACTTAGTGCCACCTGCTTGTTTTTTGCCCTGGCTGCCCTTGCTGCCTGTAACGAGGACGACAGCGTGACCGACATCCTGAGCGGGAATATCCCTGTAACAGACGCTGATATCGTGCAGGGCCTGAAGACAGCCCTGAACCAGGGCACGGATACCAGTGTGGCTACCCTAAACAAAACCAATGGCTACTGGCAAGACCTGGCCGTGCGCATACTGCTACCCCCGCAGGCCCAGAACGTGTATAACGCTGCCACCACCATACCCGGCCTGGGGGCTGCTTTCAGCAGTGCCATGGACGACTTTCAGCTGAAGATGAATCGTGCCGCTGAGGATGCCGCCGCCAAGGCCAAGCCCATTTTTGTAGAGGCCATTACCGATATCACCATTACCGACGGAATCAACATTGTGAAGGGAGACAGCCTGGCAGCCACTAGTTATCTGAAGACGAGCACCTATGCCAACCTGACCAGTGCCTTTAAGCCCGACATCCAGGCCAGCCTGGAGGGCGTAGGGGCACAGCAGGCCTGGAACACGATTGTGGGTGCCTACAACCCCGTCATCAGTACCTACAATACGGCCCAGAGCCTGCTGGGCGGGCAGACCTTTGCCCTGCTCCCGGCAGATCTGTCTCTGTATGTAACCGAGCGGGCCCTGGACGGCCTGTTCCAGAAGGTGGGTGCAGAAGAAAAGCGCATCCGGCGCGACCCACTGGCCCGCGTCAAGGAAATTCTGCGCCGCGTATTTGCCCTGCAAGATTAG
- a CDS encoding DUF695 domain-containing protein produces MFTGMEPHVEPQWEYYETKIGGSPAHIHVDLSLGGRFPVSRLPILGWVWLQLDDPDPAGHPQGIEYELIEQLALELDAFMGERHRARLVGRNAYLGRVEFYFYARTSKGFDTAVHVVMSRFGLLDYCYDHKPDADWSFFEEFLLPGIWELHCIRNRKMLELLRDQGDSLQTVRPLEHWFYLAQRSQAEDLWQMLASRSFQQISLREETEYPEQPWALKVARPDALEEAHLNELVREMLALSEACAGTYDGWECEAFPE; encoded by the coding sequence ATGTTTACAGGCATGGAGCCGCACGTGGAGCCGCAATGGGAATACTACGAAACGAAGATAGGCGGTAGCCCTGCCCACATCCATGTAGACCTGAGCCTGGGCGGACGCTTCCCGGTTTCGCGGCTACCCATACTGGGGTGGGTGTGGCTACAGCTAGACGACCCAGACCCTGCGGGCCACCCGCAGGGCATAGAGTATGAACTGATCGAGCAGCTGGCCCTGGAGCTAGACGCATTTATGGGCGAGCGGCATCGTGCCCGGCTGGTGGGGCGCAATGCCTATCTGGGCCGGGTAGAGTTTTACTTTTATGCACGGACAAGCAAGGGCTTTGACACGGCTGTTCATGTAGTGATGAGCCGATTTGGCCTGCTGGACTACTGCTACGATCACAAGCCGGATGCGGACTGGTCTTTCTTTGAGGAATTTCTGCTACCGGGCATCTGGGAGCTGCACTGCATCCGAAACCGGAAGATGCTGGAGCTGCTGCGAGACCAGGGTGATAGCCTACAGACAGTTCGGCCCCTGGAGCACTGGTTTTACCTGGCCCAGCGCAGCCAGGCCGAGGACCTGTGGCAGATGCTGGCAAGCCGGTCGTTCCAGCAGATCTCACTCAGGGAAGAAACCGAATATCCTGAGCAGCCCTGGGCCCTGAAGGTAGCACGGCCCGATGCACTGGAAGAGGCGCACCTGAATGAGCTGGTGCGCGAGATGCTGGCCCTATCCGAAGCCTGTGCGGGCACCTATGACGGCTGGGAGTGCGAGGCATTCCCGGAATAA
- a CDS encoding MBL fold metallo-hydrolase has protein sequence MKKLVYSGTGALLLALLLVACSGSKETKSPAASEVKVHQYVSSGAGIFENAYILELANGLVVVDATLTVSSSKELKAQIEKLGKPLKAVLITHGHPDHYNGLGNLVGKDEKVPIYSTQSVLDVIAESDSAKEGQWVSRFGKEWPMNRRFPNHMLRNDESVTIEGVKFQVKELGEGESHSDTYWLVDNGTHKLAFIGDVVLNGTHAYLADGHYQAWLDNLTRLQTDLKGVDTLYPGHGEPGGLAMLAWQKQYIETYVQNVKTLLANKKQLTDADKAELVKKMKEFLPSDKLEFLIAIGADAVAGQVASSK, from the coding sequence ATGAAGAAACTCGTTTATTCAGGTACCGGCGCATTGCTGCTCGCCCTGCTGCTGGTGGCCTGCTCTGGCTCCAAGGAAACAAAGAGCCCCGCCGCCTCCGAGGTTAAGGTACACCAATACGTGTCTTCGGGTGCCGGCATTTTTGAGAATGCCTACATCCTGGAGTTGGCCAACGGACTGGTAGTGGTAGATGCCACCCTTACCGTCAGTTCGTCCAAGGAACTAAAGGCTCAGATAGAAAAGCTGGGCAAGCCACTGAAGGCCGTTCTGATCACCCATGGCCACCCGGATCACTACAATGGTCTGGGAAACCTGGTGGGCAAGGATGAGAAAGTTCCGATCTACAGTACTCAGAGCGTGCTGGATGTTATTGCCGAGTCAGACTCGGCCAAAGAAGGGCAGTGGGTTTCCAGGTTTGGAAAGGAATGGCCAATGAACCGCCGCTTCCCCAACCATATGCTACGCAACGATGAGTCAGTTACGATAGAGGGCGTAAAGTTCCAGGTGAAGGAACTGGGCGAGGGTGAGTCGCACAGCGACACGTACTGGCTGGTAGACAATGGCACCCACAAGCTGGCCTTTATTGGTGATGTAGTACTAAACGGCACACATGCCTACCTGGCCGACGGACACTACCAAGCGTGGTTGGACAACCTGACGCGCCTGCAGACCGACCTGAAGGGGGTAGATACCCTGTACCCCGGCCATGGCGAGCCAGGCGGACTGGCCATGCTGGCCTGGCAGAAGCAGTACATTGAAACTTATGTACAGAACGTTAAGACCCTACTGGCGAACAAGAAACAGCTGACGGATGCAGATAAGGCCGAGCTGGTGAAGAAAATGAAGGAGTTCCTGCCCAGCGACAAGCTGGAGTTCCTCATTGCCATTGGTGCCGATGCCGTTGCCGGCCAGGTGGCTTCCAGCAAGTAG
- a CDS encoding SDR family oxidoreductase, translating to MEIALITGSNKGIGFETARQLGLQGKHILLAGRSLEKAQKAAAELQKAGVKAEALQLDITSEQQIRDAAEWVQKTYGKLDILINNAGVFPEYLQGMMDISRLSGEALAQTFQTNTLGPALMIRYFLPLLRQAAHGRIVNVSSTLGSHTNLSDPHSPFYGTQSVAYNASKAALNMLTIQVAKHLAGTQVRINSICPGWVRTDMGSEAAPRSVEEGVRIILKMSDTSADLPNGSFVDEQGVIAW from the coding sequence ATGGAAATCGCACTCATAACCGGATCAAACAAGGGTATCGGATTCGAGACAGCCCGCCAGCTAGGTCTGCAGGGCAAGCACATCCTACTGGCAGGCCGTAGCCTGGAAAAGGCGCAAAAGGCCGCAGCCGAGCTGCAAAAGGCCGGAGTAAAGGCTGAAGCCCTGCAGCTGGATATAACCAGCGAACAGCAAATACGGGATGCAGCTGAGTGGGTGCAGAAAACCTATGGAAAGCTGGATATCCTGATAAACAATGCCGGGGTTTTTCCCGAGTATCTACAGGGCATGATGGATATATCCCGGCTGTCGGGCGAGGCATTGGCCCAGACCTTTCAGACCAATACCCTGGGTCCGGCCCTGATGATCCGGTACTTCTTGCCCCTGCTCCGGCAGGCTGCCCATGGCCGCATTGTCAATGTCTCTTCCACCCTGGGCTCCCACACCAATCTGTCGGACCCGCACTCGCCTTTTTATGGTACTCAGTCCGTAGCATACAACGCATCCAAGGCTGCCCTGAATATGCTTACCATACAGGTGGCCAAGCACCTGGCGGGCACCCAAGTGCGGATAAATTCCATCTGTCCCGGATGGGTACGTACGGATATGGGCTCTGAGGCTGCACCTCGATCAGTGGAAGAGGGGGTACGCATCATCCTGAAAATGTCTGACACGAGCGCGGACCTGCCCAACGGCTCATTTGTGGATGAGCAGGGTGTAATCGCCTGGTAA
- a CDS encoding NAD(P)-binding domain-containing protein: MKVAIFGTGIVGRTLAAKLDSLGHKVLMGTRDVQHTLSRDDKDAYGSSPFKVWHVDYPTITLKTFAEAAAEGEMLFNCTGGMASIAALKLAGAENLKGKVLVDVANPLDFSQGMPPSLNPTNTDSLGEQIQRAFPDARVVKTLNTMNARIMVTPTIVKGPHNVFVCGNDAAARDSVKDLLKSFGWQADQILDLGDITAARGTEMLLPVWLRLWGTLGTADFNFHIQQ; the protein is encoded by the coding sequence ATGAAAGTAGCAATTTTTGGCACAGGCATCGTGGGTCGCACCCTCGCTGCCAAGCTGGATAGCCTGGGGCACAAGGTGCTAATGGGCACGCGAGACGTACAGCACACCCTTAGCCGGGACGATAAGGATGCCTACGGCAGTTCACCGTTCAAGGTTTGGCATGTAGATTATCCCACAATCACACTCAAGACCTTTGCCGAGGCAGCCGCCGAGGGCGAGATGTTGTTCAACTGTACCGGTGGTATGGCCTCTATTGCCGCCCTGAAGCTGGCAGGAGCCGAAAACCTGAAGGGTAAGGTGCTGGTGGATGTAGCCAACCCGCTGGACTTCAGCCAGGGTATGCCACCCAGCCTGAACCCCACCAATACCGACTCGCTGGGCGAGCAGATCCAGCGCGCCTTTCCAGATGCACGCGTGGTGAAAACCCTGAACACGATGAACGCGCGCATCATGGTGACCCCCACCATCGTGAAGGGGCCACACAACGTATTTGTATGCGGAAACGACGCAGCGGCCAGAGACTCCGTAAAGGACCTACTAAAATCCTTTGGCTGGCAGGCAGACCAGATACTGGACCTGGGCGACATAACGGCGGCCCGGGGCACCGAGATGCTACTGCCTGTATGGCTGCGCCTGTGGGGCACCCTGGGCACAGCCGACTTTAACTTTCATATCCAGCAATAG